The Pantoea vagans genome includes a window with the following:
- a CDS encoding ATP-binding protein, which yields MKLWPRSLLTRLLIIVLGGLLLANATTLISLMVERMSSAKTVMLGNLEYDVATSVAILDRLPAAERPAWLAKLERGNYRYQLSAGLPGPYPSSWRARDAVRSLQESLGGRYQMSIHAIPGTREHIQVHLTLHDGAPLTLDLWPRMPAIARWLPAVLIGQLLLLLCCAWLAVRQVVRPFMRFTQAVEELTPASNRAQLMPESGPDEVQQAARAFNAMQTRIQDHLKERAQILAAISHDLQTPITRMKLRVEMSEQPELRDKLLGDLDNMSRLVREGIAYARSSEVLEEARQVVSLNAFLDSIACDYQDIGKAVSFTSCRGEDRFAVRPQALRRIMTNLIDNALKFGSEAQMVMNAPQGDQVDIHVLDNGPGIPEAELQAVLEPFYRVESSRNRHTGGTGLGLAIATQLVSQMSGSLHLSNRVEGGLDAHITLKQTDL from the coding sequence ATGAAACTGTGGCCGAGATCGTTACTGACTCGTCTGCTGATCATCGTCCTGGGCGGATTATTGCTGGCGAATGCCACCACCCTCATAAGCTTGATGGTTGAACGCATGAGTAGCGCCAAAACCGTGATGCTGGGCAATCTTGAATATGACGTCGCAACCAGCGTCGCCATTCTTGATCGTCTGCCTGCGGCTGAACGCCCCGCTTGGTTGGCAAAACTGGAGCGCGGCAATTATCGCTATCAATTATCGGCAGGCTTACCAGGGCCTTATCCCAGCAGTTGGCGTGCGCGGGATGCCGTGCGCTCGTTACAGGAGAGCCTCGGCGGGCGCTATCAAATGAGTATTCATGCGATTCCTGGGACGCGTGAGCATATTCAAGTGCACCTGACACTCCACGATGGCGCACCCTTGACGCTGGATCTGTGGCCGCGTATGCCCGCCATCGCCCGCTGGTTACCTGCAGTGCTGATCGGTCAACTGCTGCTGTTGCTGTGCTGCGCCTGGCTGGCGGTACGGCAAGTGGTGCGTCCTTTTATGCGCTTTACCCAGGCGGTCGAAGAGCTGACACCGGCATCAAACCGTGCGCAGCTGATGCCTGAAAGCGGTCCCGATGAAGTGCAGCAGGCGGCACGCGCCTTTAATGCGATGCAGACGCGCATCCAGGATCATCTCAAAGAGCGCGCGCAGATTCTGGCCGCGATCTCACACGATCTGCAAACCCCCATCACGCGTATGAAACTGCGGGTGGAGATGTCAGAACAACCGGAGCTGCGCGATAAATTGCTGGGCGACCTCGATAACATGAGCCGTTTAGTGCGAGAAGGAATTGCCTACGCACGCTCATCGGAAGTGTTGGAGGAGGCGCGGCAGGTTGTGAGTCTGAATGCATTTCTCGACAGCATTGCCTGTGACTACCAGGATATCGGCAAAGCGGTCAGCTTTACCTCATGTCGCGGCGAGGACCGTTTTGCCGTTCGCCCGCAGGCCCTGCGCCGCATCATGACCAATCTGATCGATAACGCCCTAAAGTTTGGCAGCGAAGCGCAGATGGTGATGAACGCCCCGCAGGGGGATCAAGTCGACATTCACGTGCTGGATAATGGCCCCGGTATTCCCGAAGCGGAACTGCAGGCGGTGCTGGAGCCCTTTTACCGGGTGGAGAGCTCGCGCAATCGTCACACCGGCGGAACCGGATTGGGTCTGGCTATCGCCACGCAGCTGGTGAGCCAGATGTCTGGCAGCCTGCATTTATCCAATCGGGTTGAGGGGGGACTCGACGCACATATCACGTTAAAGCAAACCGATTTGTAG
- a CDS encoding response regulator: MEHIDHILVVDDDRDIRELITDYLIKSGYRATGAANGREMRAMLSANAIDLVILDIMMPGDDGLTLCRQLRSDTQRNLPILMLTARSEDTDRILGLEMGADDYLVKPFVARELLARIKAILRRTRALPPNLQITEIGRIIAFGDWQLDTSARHLIDDEGVIVALSGAEYRLLRVFLDHPQRVLNRDQLLNLTQGRDAELFERSIDLLVSRLRQRLRDDAREPAYLKTVRSEGYVLAAAVIIKEAHE; the protein is encoded by the coding sequence TTGGAGCACATTGATCACATCCTGGTGGTAGATGATGACCGGGATATCCGTGAACTGATTACCGATTACCTGATCAAGTCAGGTTATCGCGCCACCGGCGCCGCCAATGGTAGAGAGATGCGTGCGATGTTATCGGCCAATGCCATTGATTTGGTGATCCTCGATATTATGATGCCCGGCGATGATGGGCTGACGCTGTGTCGTCAGCTACGCAGTGATACGCAGCGCAACTTACCGATTTTAATGCTCACGGCCCGTAGTGAGGATACCGATCGCATTCTCGGCCTGGAAATGGGTGCGGATGACTATCTGGTTAAACCCTTTGTCGCGCGTGAACTGCTGGCGCGCATCAAAGCGATTTTACGCCGTACACGCGCCTTGCCGCCCAATCTGCAAATCACTGAGATCGGTCGTATTATTGCCTTTGGCGACTGGCAACTGGATACCTCCGCCCGGCATCTCATTGATGATGAAGGCGTGATTGTGGCGCTCAGCGGAGCAGAGTATCGTCTGCTGCGCGTGTTTCTTGATCATCCACAGCGGGTATTGAACCGCGACCAACTGTTGAATTTGACCCAGGGCCGCGATGCCGAACTGTTCGAAAGATCCATTGATCTGCTGGTGAGTCGCTTGCGGCAGCGTCTGCGTGATGATGCGCGCGAGCCTGCCTACCTCAAAACGGTACGCAGCGAAGGGTATGTGCTGGCCGCAGCGGTAATCATCAAAGAGGCGCATGAATGA
- a CDS encoding alpha/beta fold hydrolase, producing the protein MFLLRQTLLAALVLTATSSAFAATPTEAEYAAAFSTIHQVNAGVLNVGYVDIGPRDGQAVILLHGWPYDIQSYAKVAPQLAAKGYRVIVPYLRGYGSTRFLSDNTPRNGQPSALAADTVALMDALGIKQAVFAGFDWGARTADIVAALWPERVKSLVSVSGYLISSQDVGKKALPPQAELQWWYQFYFATERGEQGYAKNTHDFAKLIWQQASPGWKFSDATFNVSAKALDNPDQVAVTISNYRWRLGLEKGEQKYDAYEKKLATLPVISVPTITIEGDNNGAPHPAPPAYRAKFSGKYEHRTFTGNIGHNPPAEDPQGFVKAVEDAAAL; encoded by the coding sequence ATGTTCTTATTACGCCAAACTCTGCTTGCTGCACTGGTCTTAACCGCTACCAGTTCTGCCTTTGCTGCTACCCCAACTGAAGCGGAATACGCTGCCGCCTTTAGTACCATTCATCAGGTTAATGCCGGGGTGCTGAATGTTGGATATGTCGATATCGGGCCACGCGATGGTCAGGCCGTCATTCTGCTGCACGGCTGGCCGTATGACATTCAAAGCTATGCCAAAGTCGCGCCGCAGTTAGCCGCCAAAGGCTATCGCGTTATCGTGCCTTATTTGCGTGGATACGGCAGCACGCGCTTCCTGTCAGATAACACGCCACGTAACGGTCAGCCTTCGGCACTGGCGGCGGATACCGTGGCGTTGATGGATGCACTGGGCATCAAACAGGCGGTATTTGCTGGCTTCGACTGGGGGGCACGCACGGCGGACATCGTGGCGGCACTGTGGCCGGAACGTGTGAAATCGCTGGTATCCGTCAGCGGCTATCTGATCAGCAGCCAGGACGTGGGCAAGAAAGCCTTACCTCCGCAAGCAGAGTTGCAATGGTGGTATCAATTTTATTTCGCCACTGAGCGTGGTGAACAAGGTTATGCGAAAAATACTCATGATTTTGCCAAACTGATCTGGCAGCAAGCCTCACCGGGTTGGAAATTTAGTGATGCCACCTTTAACGTGAGTGCAAAAGCGCTGGATAATCCGGATCAGGTCGCGGTGACCATCAGTAACTACCGCTGGCGTCTTGGCCTGGAAAAAGGTGAGCAAAAGTATGATGCTTATGAGAAAAAGTTAGCCACCTTGCCCGTGATCAGCGTGCCAACGATTACGATAGAAGGGGATAACAACGGTGCGCCGCACCCCGCGCCACCAGCGTATCGCGCGAAATTCAGCGGCAAGTATGAGCATCGTACCTTTACCGGCAATATTGGACATAACCCGCCAGCAGAAGATCCGCAGGGGTTTGTCAAAGCGGTGGAAGATGCCGCTGCGCTGTAA
- the fucP gene encoding L-fucose:H+ symporter permease, giving the protein MSTEQVGTPNNIGVGGAISLRWAFMLITTLFFMWGVSYGLLDVLNKHFQETLHVTKAQSGLLQGAYFGAYFLVAMPAGYFMSRHGYKAGILAGLALYAIGALLFVPAAMVNNFMMFLFALFVLACGLGCLETAANPYATVLGDAKGAERRLNLAQSFNGLGQFVGPMIGGTLFFSHASADEAQNTVKITYVVIAFVVIGIALLFKRTALPDIREAEDTSPKHAGQSLWQHKHFVGGVIAQFFYVAAQVGVGAFFINYTTEHWHGVTNQSAAYLLSVGMVCFMLGRFFSTWLMGRVSPALILAAYALINIVLCAVVMLGIGDVSVVALVAIFFFMSTMFPTIFAMGVKNLGPATKQASSFMIMAIVGGAIMPWFMGRISDTSSTALAYGLPLVCFVVVLVYALSQRKS; this is encoded by the coding sequence ATGTCTACAGAACAAGTCGGGACGCCGAATAATATCGGTGTCGGGGGCGCTATTAGCCTACGTTGGGCATTTATGCTCATTACCACGCTGTTTTTTATGTGGGGTGTGTCATATGGCCTGTTAGATGTATTAAATAAACATTTTCAGGAAACACTGCATGTGACCAAAGCCCAGTCGGGGTTATTACAGGGAGCCTATTTTGGTGCTTATTTCCTGGTAGCCATGCCCGCTGGCTATTTTATGAGCCGCCATGGTTATAAAGCCGGTATTTTGGCTGGGTTAGCTCTGTATGCCATTGGCGCTCTGCTGTTTGTACCTGCCGCGATGGTCAACAATTTCATGATGTTTTTGTTTGCGCTGTTTGTCCTGGCTTGCGGACTAGGCTGCCTTGAGACAGCCGCCAATCCCTATGCGACAGTACTTGGGGACGCAAAAGGTGCTGAACGTCGCCTGAATTTGGCGCAATCATTTAACGGCTTGGGGCAGTTTGTCGGGCCGATGATCGGCGGGACGCTATTTTTTAGCCACGCCAGCGCAGATGAGGCACAAAATACCGTCAAAATAACCTATGTGGTTATCGCCTTTGTGGTCATCGGGATTGCGCTGTTATTTAAACGCACGGCATTACCGGATATTCGCGAAGCGGAAGACACAAGTCCAAAACATGCGGGTCAATCGTTATGGCAACATAAACACTTTGTAGGTGGTGTGATTGCGCAGTTCTTTTATGTGGCCGCGCAGGTGGGTGTCGGTGCCTTCTTTATCAATTACACCACTGAACACTGGCATGGCGTCACGAATCAAAGTGCCGCTTATTTGCTGTCTGTGGGCATGGTGTGTTTCATGCTTGGGCGTTTCTTCTCAACCTGGTTGATGGGCCGAGTTTCACCTGCACTCATTCTCGCCGCGTATGCATTAATTAATATTGTGCTTTGTGCGGTGGTGATGCTGGGTATAGGGGATGTGTCCGTCGTCGCGCTGGTGGCCATCTTCTTCTTTATGTCCACCATGTTCCCGACCATATTTGCCATGGGCGTGAAGAACCTCGGTCCGGCAACCAAACAAGCCAGCTCCTTTATGATTATGGCCATTGTCGGGGGAGCGATTATGCCGTGGTTTATGGGGCGCATTTCCGATACCTCCAGCACCGCACTGGCCTATGGTCTGCCGCTGGTGTGCTTTGTCGTGGTGCTGGTTTATGCGCTGAGTCAGCGTAAGAGCTAG
- a CDS encoding L-rhamnose mutarotase produces MSGATQFHYLALDLVDSPEKIAEYQRLHQQIWPEVTTHLRQHGVVNMEIYRLGNRLFMVMEVHQHFDAEQFAEAAQRNPDIQRWEALMWQFQQPTPWTPAGEKWVAMDRIFSLHDQ; encoded by the coding sequence ATGAGCGGCGCCACGCAGTTTCATTACCTGGCGCTGGATCTGGTGGATTCGCCGGAAAAAATCGCGGAGTACCAGCGGCTGCACCAGCAAATTTGGCCTGAAGTCACCACGCACTTGCGCCAGCACGGCGTGGTGAACATGGAAATCTATCGGCTGGGCAACCGCCTCTTTATGGTGATGGAGGTGCATCAACACTTTGATGCAGAGCAATTTGCCGAGGCTGCTCAGCGTAATCCTGATATTCAGCGCTGGGAGGCGTTGATGTGGCAATTTCAACAACCTACACCCTGGACACCCGCAGGTGAAAAATGGGTGGCGATGGATCGAATATTCTCTTTGCACGACCAATAA
- a CDS encoding SDR family oxidoreductase, translating into MNLFLQDKVIIVTGGGSGIGAAISSLLAEEGAIPVMVTNTPPDEIWLAALRQRQPQATTVIVDLCDEENCRYAVETVQQQFGRIDGLVNNAGVNDGVGLDAGRSAFVASLEKNLIHYYQMTHFCQSALESSQGAIVNIASKTALSGQGGTSGYCAAKGAILSLTREWAVSLRASGVRVNAVVPAEVMTPLYERWIATFPEPEQALNNITQRIPLGQRMTTPEEIANTVVFLLSARASHTTGEWLSVDGGYLHLDRALS; encoded by the coding sequence ATGAATCTGTTTTTACAGGATAAGGTCATCATTGTAACGGGAGGGGGATCGGGTATCGGTGCGGCGATCTCATCGTTACTGGCTGAAGAAGGCGCGATTCCGGTAATGGTGACCAATACCCCACCAGATGAAATCTGGTTGGCAGCATTACGCCAACGGCAGCCTCAAGCCACAACGGTCATTGTGGATCTCTGTGACGAGGAGAACTGTCGATACGCGGTGGAGACGGTTCAGCAACAGTTTGGCCGGATTGATGGTCTGGTGAATAACGCCGGGGTGAATGATGGCGTGGGCTTAGACGCTGGACGTTCTGCCTTTGTGGCTTCACTGGAGAAAAACCTGATCCACTACTATCAGATGACGCACTTCTGTCAGTCGGCGCTGGAGAGTAGCCAAGGGGCGATCGTCAACATTGCGTCAAAAACAGCGCTAAGCGGGCAGGGCGGCACCAGTGGTTACTGTGCTGCCAAGGGCGCGATTCTTTCCCTGACGCGGGAATGGGCGGTGTCGCTGCGTGCCAGTGGTGTGCGGGTGAATGCGGTGGTGCCTGCTGAAGTGATGACGCCACTGTATGAACGCTGGATTGCCACATTCCCCGAGCCCGAGCAGGCGCTCAACAATATCACGCAACGCATCCCTCTCGGCCAACGCATGACCACGCCGGAAGAGATTGCCAACACCGTAGTGTTTTTACTGTCGGCACGCGCATCCCATACAACCGGTGAGTGGCTGAGTGTGGATGGCGGCTATCTTCATCTTGACCGGGCGCTGTCATGA